In Burkholderia contaminans, the following proteins share a genomic window:
- the aroK gene encoding shikimate kinase AroK encodes MQARDPHANVFFVGLMGAGKTTVGRAVARRLDRTFFDSDHEIEARTGARIPVIFEMEGEAGFRDRETQVIADLTQRENIVLATGGGAVLRPENRDCLKSHGIVVYLRANPHDLWLRTRKDKNRPLLQTEDPKGRLEALYEVRDPLYRECADFVIETGRPSVNGLVNMVLMQLELAGVIAKPLQA; translated from the coding sequence TTGCAAGCGCGGGACCCACATGCAAACGTATTTTTCGTCGGCCTTATGGGAGCGGGTAAGACCACCGTGGGCCGTGCGGTCGCGCGTCGTCTCGACAGGACGTTCTTCGACTCCGACCACGAAATCGAGGCCCGCACGGGCGCGCGCATTCCGGTGATCTTCGAGATGGAGGGCGAGGCCGGGTTTCGCGATCGCGAAACGCAGGTGATCGCCGATCTCACGCAGCGCGAGAACATCGTGCTCGCGACGGGCGGCGGTGCGGTGCTGCGCCCGGAAAACCGCGACTGCCTGAAAAGCCATGGCATCGTCGTCTACCTGCGCGCCAATCCGCACGATCTGTGGCTGCGCACGCGCAAGGACAAGAACCGCCCGCTGCTGCAGACCGAAGATCCGAAGGGGCGCCTCGAAGCGCTGTACGAGGTACGCGACCCGCTGTACCGCGAATGCGCGGATTTCGTCATCGAGACCGGCCGTCCGTCGGTCAACGGTCTCGTCAACATGGTGCTGATGCAACTCGAACTGGCCGGCGTCATCGCCAAACCGCTACAAGCATGA
- the aroB gene encoding 3-dehydroquinate synthase, translated as MITVNVDLGDRAYPIHIGAGLIGRAELFAPHIKGSSVTIVTNTTVDPLYGDALRAALAPLGKRVSTVVLPDGEAYKNWETLNLIFDGLLTDRADRKTTLVALGGGVIGDMTGFAAACYMRGVPFIQVPTTLLSQVDSSVGGKTGINHPLGKNMIGAFYQPQAVIADIGALTTLPDRELAAGVAEVIKTGAIADAEFFDWIEANVDALNRRDPAALAHAVKRSCEIKASVVAADEREGGLRAILNFGHTFGHAIEAGLGYGEWLHGEAVGCGMVMAGDLSVRLGLLDEASRQRLDAVIAAAHLPTRGPALGDARYMDLMRVDKKAEAGAIKFILLKRFGDTLITQAPDEAVSATLAQTTR; from the coding sequence ATGATTACTGTCAACGTCGACCTGGGCGACCGCGCCTACCCGATTCACATTGGCGCCGGCCTGATCGGCCGCGCCGAGCTGTTCGCCCCGCATATCAAGGGTTCGTCCGTCACGATCGTCACGAACACGACGGTCGATCCGCTTTACGGCGATGCCCTGCGCGCGGCGCTTGCGCCGCTCGGCAAGCGCGTGTCGACGGTCGTGCTGCCGGACGGCGAGGCGTACAAGAACTGGGAAACGCTGAACCTGATCTTCGACGGCCTGCTGACCGACCGCGCGGACCGCAAGACGACGCTCGTCGCGCTCGGCGGCGGCGTGATCGGCGACATGACGGGCTTTGCGGCCGCGTGCTACATGCGCGGTGTGCCGTTCATCCAGGTGCCGACGACGCTGCTGTCGCAGGTCGACTCGTCGGTCGGCGGCAAGACGGGCATCAACCACCCGCTCGGCAAGAACATGATCGGCGCGTTCTACCAGCCGCAGGCCGTGATCGCGGACATCGGCGCGCTGACGACACTGCCCGACCGTGAACTGGCGGCCGGCGTCGCCGAAGTCATCAAGACCGGCGCGATCGCCGATGCCGAGTTCTTCGACTGGATCGAGGCGAACGTCGACGCGCTGAACCGTCGCGATCCGGCTGCGCTCGCGCATGCGGTGAAGCGCTCGTGCGAGATCAAGGCGAGCGTGGTGGCAGCCGACGAACGCGAAGGCGGCCTGCGCGCGATCCTGAACTTCGGCCATACGTTCGGTCATGCGATCGAGGCCGGGCTCGGCTACGGCGAGTGGCTGCACGGCGAGGCGGTCGGCTGCGGGATGGTGATGGCGGGCGACCTGTCGGTGCGGCTCGGCCTGCTCGACGAAGCTTCGCGGCAGCGCCTCGATGCGGTGATCGCGGCCGCGCATCTGCCGACCCGCGGGCCCGCGCTCGGCGACGCGCGCTACATGGACCTGATGCGCGTCGACAAGAAGGCCGAGGCCGGTGCGATCAAGTTCATCCTGCTGAAGCGATTCGGCGATACGCTGATCACTCAGGCGCCGGACGAAGCCGTGTCCGCTACACTGGCGCAGACCACCCGCTAA
- a CDS encoding deoxyguanosinetriphosphate triphosphohydrolase, with protein MSETSSSILPEAGRASVAPVAEPPTLAALEAHLAPYAAHASQSRGRRHPETPPAARTEFQRDRDRIVHSTAFRRLEYKTQVFVNHEGDLFRTRLTHSLEVAQIARSVARNLRLNEDLVEAISLAHDLGHTPFGHAGQDALNACMRDHGGFEHNLQSLAVVDELEEHYGAFNGLNLCFETREGILKHCSRENARKLGALGERFLQGRQPSLEAQLANIADEIAYNNHDVDDGLRSGLITIGQLAEVELWQRHYEAALAEFPNLEGRRLVHETVRRIINTLIVDLIDETTRNLARVAPASLDDVRAAPPLVSHSESVAAQAAALKRFLFKNLYRHYKVMRMASKAQRVVTGLFDAFIDDPRLLPPPYQSDDAAQQPRLVAHYIAGMTDRFALKEYQRLFVISDN; from the coding sequence GTGAGCGAGACATCCAGCAGCATACTGCCCGAAGCCGGTCGCGCATCCGTTGCGCCGGTGGCCGAGCCGCCGACGCTGGCGGCGCTGGAAGCCCATCTCGCTCCGTATGCCGCGCACGCGTCGCAGTCGCGCGGCCGCCGCCATCCGGAGACACCGCCGGCGGCGCGCACCGAATTCCAGCGCGACCGCGACCGCATCGTCCACTCGACCGCATTTCGCCGGCTCGAATACAAGACGCAGGTCTTCGTCAATCACGAAGGCGACCTGTTCCGCACACGCCTCACGCACAGCCTCGAAGTCGCGCAGATCGCGCGCTCGGTCGCGCGCAACCTGCGCCTGAACGAGGATCTCGTCGAGGCGATTTCGCTCGCCCACGATCTCGGCCATACGCCGTTCGGCCATGCCGGGCAGGACGCACTGAATGCCTGCATGCGCGACCACGGCGGCTTCGAGCACAACCTGCAGAGCCTGGCGGTCGTCGACGAGCTCGAGGAGCACTACGGCGCGTTCAACGGACTGAACCTGTGCTTCGAGACGCGCGAAGGCATTCTGAAGCACTGCTCGCGCGAGAATGCGCGCAAGCTCGGCGCACTCGGCGAGCGCTTCCTGCAGGGCCGCCAGCCGTCGCTCGAAGCGCAGCTCGCCAACATCGCGGACGAGATCGCGTACAACAACCACGACGTCGACGACGGCCTGCGTTCCGGCCTGATCACGATCGGGCAACTCGCGGAAGTCGAGCTGTGGCAGCGCCACTACGAGGCGGCGCTCGCCGAATTCCCGAATCTCGAAGGCCGCCGCCTCGTGCATGAGACGGTGCGCCGCATCATCAACACGCTGATCGTCGACCTGATCGACGAAACCACGCGCAATCTCGCGCGCGTCGCGCCCGCGTCGCTCGACGACGTGCGCGCCGCGCCGCCGCTCGTGTCGCACAGCGAATCTGTCGCCGCACAGGCGGCCGCCCTCAAGCGTTTCCTCTTCAAGAACCTCTATCGCCACTACAAGGTGATGCGCATGGCGAGCAAGGCGCAGCGCGTCGTCACCGGTCTGTTCGATGCGTTCATCGACGATCCGCGCCTGCTGCCGCCGCCTTACCAGTCCGACGACGCCGCGCAGCAGCCGCGCCTCGTTGCGCACTACATCGCCGGCATGACCGACCGCTTCGCGCTGAAGGAATATCAGCGCCTGTTCGTCATCAGCGACAACTGA
- the ugpB gene encoding sn-glycerol-3-phosphate ABC transporter substrate-binding protein UgpB: MKKKPAGTLVRSIALGGALMFGAQHVALAATEIQFWHAMEAALGERVNAIADQFNASQSDYKIVPVFKGTYDQALAAGIAAYRSGNAPAILQVYEVGTATMMQAKKAVVPVYDVFKQAGVPLDEKGFVPTIASYYSDAKTGHLVSMPFNSSTPVLYYNKDAFKKAGLDPNQPPKTWADVQADAEKLRKSGMACGFTTGWQGWIQLENYSAWHGLPFASRNNGFDGADAVLEFNKPQQIAHVSFLQQMAKDGTFTYAGRKDEASAKFYSGDCGILTTSSGALANVQKFAKFSYGTGMMPYDANVKGAPQNAIIGGASLWVLAGKDPATYKGVAKFLAFLASPAVAAKWHQDTGYLPVTTAAYDLTRQQGFYAKNPSAETAIKQMLNKPPLPYTKGLRLGNMPQIRTVVDEEFEQVWAQKKSPKDALDSAASRGDELLRRFEKSGG; this comes from the coding sequence ATGAAGAAGAAGCCTGCGGGGACACTGGTTCGTTCGATCGCGCTCGGCGGCGCGCTGATGTTCGGGGCACAGCACGTGGCGCTCGCCGCGACGGAAATCCAGTTCTGGCATGCGATGGAAGCCGCGCTCGGCGAGCGGGTCAATGCGATCGCCGACCAGTTCAACGCGTCGCAGAGCGACTACAAGATCGTGCCGGTATTCAAGGGCACCTACGACCAGGCGCTCGCGGCCGGTATCGCCGCCTATCGCAGCGGCAACGCGCCGGCGATCCTCCAGGTCTATGAAGTCGGCACGGCCACGATGATGCAGGCGAAGAAGGCCGTCGTGCCGGTCTACGACGTGTTCAAGCAGGCCGGCGTGCCGCTCGACGAGAAAGGGTTCGTGCCGACCATCGCGAGCTACTACAGCGACGCGAAGACGGGCCATCTCGTCTCGATGCCGTTCAACAGCTCGACGCCGGTGCTGTACTACAACAAGGACGCGTTCAAGAAGGCCGGCCTCGACCCGAACCAGCCGCCGAAGACGTGGGCCGACGTGCAGGCCGATGCCGAGAAGCTGCGCAAGTCGGGGATGGCATGCGGGTTCACGACCGGCTGGCAGGGCTGGATCCAGCTCGAGAACTACAGCGCGTGGCACGGGCTGCCGTTCGCGAGCCGCAACAACGGCTTCGACGGCGCCGACGCCGTTCTGGAGTTCAACAAGCCGCAGCAGATCGCACACGTCTCGTTCCTGCAGCAGATGGCGAAGGACGGCACGTTCACGTACGCGGGCCGCAAGGATGAAGCGTCGGCGAAGTTCTACAGCGGCGACTGCGGGATCCTGACGACGTCGTCGGGCGCGCTCGCGAACGTGCAGAAGTTCGCGAAGTTCAGCTACGGCACGGGCATGATGCCGTACGACGCGAACGTGAAGGGTGCGCCGCAGAACGCGATCATCGGCGGCGCGAGCCTGTGGGTGCTGGCGGGCAAGGATCCGGCGACCTACAAGGGCGTCGCGAAATTCCTCGCGTTCCTGGCCTCGCCGGCGGTCGCCGCGAAATGGCATCAGGACACGGGCTACCTCCCCGTGACGACCGCCGCGTACGACCTCACGCGCCAGCAGGGCTTCTACGCGAAGAACCCGAGCGCCGAAACCGCGATCAAGCAGATGCTGAACAAGCCGCCGCTGCCGTACACGAAGGGGCTGCGTCTCGGCAACATGCCGCAGATCCGCACGGTGGTCGACGAGGAGTTCGAACAGGTCTGGGCGCAGAAGAAGTCGCCGAAGGACGCGCTCGATTCGGCCGCGTCGCGCGGCGACGAACTGCTGCGCCGCTTCGAGAAGTCGGGCGGCTGA
- the ugpA gene encoding sn-glycerol-3-phosphate ABC transporter permease UgpA has translation MQSRSRFGTSLLPYLLIAPQLAITAVFFLWPAGVALWQSTQMQDAFGTSSEFVGLANFTHLFADPLYLDSFRTTLVFSSLVTVSGLVVSLILAACADRVIRGARVYRTLLIWPYAVAPTIAAVLWAFLFNPSIGLITYALAKSGIVWNHALNGGQAMFLVVLASVWKQVSYNFLFFYAGLQAIPRSLIEAAAIDGAGPVRRFFNIVLPLLSPTSFFLLVVNLVYAFFDTFPVIDAATGGGPAQSTKTLIYKIFAEGFQGLDIGSSGAQSVVLMIIVVGLTVIQFRFVERRVQYA, from the coding sequence ATGCAATCCCGTTCCCGTTTCGGTACGAGCCTGTTGCCGTACCTGCTGATCGCGCCGCAGCTCGCGATCACCGCCGTGTTCTTCCTGTGGCCGGCCGGCGTCGCGCTGTGGCAGTCGACGCAGATGCAGGACGCGTTCGGCACGTCGAGCGAATTCGTCGGCCTCGCGAACTTCACGCACCTGTTCGCCGATCCGCTGTATCTCGATTCGTTCCGCACGACGCTGGTGTTCAGTTCACTCGTTACGGTGAGCGGACTGGTCGTGTCGCTGATTCTCGCCGCGTGCGCCGATCGCGTGATCCGCGGCGCGCGCGTGTACCGCACGCTGCTGATCTGGCCGTATGCGGTCGCGCCGACGATCGCTGCCGTGTTGTGGGCATTCCTGTTCAACCCGAGCATCGGCTTGATCACCTATGCGCTCGCGAAGAGCGGCATCGTGTGGAACCACGCGCTGAACGGCGGCCAGGCGATGTTCCTGGTCGTGCTCGCGTCGGTGTGGAAACAGGTGAGCTACAACTTCCTGTTCTTCTACGCGGGCCTGCAGGCGATCCCGCGCTCGCTGATCGAGGCGGCCGCGATCGACGGCGCCGGGCCGGTGCGGCGCTTCTTCAACATCGTGCTGCCGCTGCTGTCGCCCACCAGCTTCTTCCTGCTGGTCGTGAACCTCGTCTACGCATTCTTCGACACGTTCCCGGTGATCGACGCAGCCACCGGCGGCGGCCCGGCGCAGAGCACGAAGACGCTGATCTACAAGATCTTCGCGGAGGGCTTCCAGGGGCTCGACATCGGCAGCTCGGGTGCGCAGTCGGTCGTGCTGATGATCATCGTCGTCGGACTCACGGTGATCCAGTTCCGCTTCGTCGAACGCAGGGTGCAATACGCATGA
- the ugpE gene encoding sn-glycerol-3-phosphate ABC transporter permease UgpE codes for MIENRKGFDLFCHAVLIAGVVLIVFPVYVAFCAATMNAQEVFTVPLSLVPSTHLFENVAYIWGHGSGGTTAPFGRLLVNSFAMALGIAVGKIAVSILSAYAIVYFRFPFRNTAFWLIFVTLMLPVEVRIFPTVQVVSTLHLTNTYAGLTLPLIASATATFLFRQFFMTLPDELMDAARIDGAGPLRFFWDVVLPLSKTSIAALFVITFIYGWNQYLWPILITTEASLSTAVVGIKTMIASGDAATEWQYVMAATLLGMIPPLVVVLAMQRWFVRGLVDSEK; via the coding sequence ATGATCGAAAATCGCAAGGGCTTCGACCTGTTCTGCCACGCGGTGCTGATCGCGGGTGTGGTGCTGATCGTGTTTCCCGTCTACGTCGCGTTCTGCGCGGCGACGATGAATGCGCAGGAAGTGTTCACGGTGCCGCTGTCGCTCGTGCCGAGCACGCACCTGTTCGAGAACGTCGCGTACATCTGGGGGCACGGCAGCGGCGGCACGACGGCGCCGTTCGGCCGCCTGCTGGTGAACAGCTTCGCGATGGCGCTCGGCATCGCGGTGGGCAAGATCGCGGTGTCGATCCTGTCCGCGTACGCGATCGTCTATTTCCGCTTCCCGTTCCGCAACACGGCGTTCTGGCTGATCTTCGTCACGCTGATGTTGCCGGTGGAAGTGCGGATCTTCCCGACCGTGCAGGTCGTGTCGACGCTGCATCTGACGAATACCTACGCGGGGCTCACGCTGCCGCTGATCGCATCGGCGACCGCGACGTTCCTGTTCCGCCAGTTCTTCATGACGCTGCCCGACGAGCTGATGGATGCCGCGCGCATCGACGGCGCGGGGCCGCTGCGGTTCTTCTGGGACGTCGTGCTGCCGCTGTCGAAGACGAGCATCGCGGCGCTGTTCGTGATCACGTTCATTTACGGCTGGAACCAGTATCTGTGGCCGATCCTGATCACGACCGAGGCTTCGCTGTCGACGGCGGTGGTGGGCATCAAGACGATGATCGCGAGCGGCGATGCCGCGACCGAATGGCAATACGTGATGGCGGCGACGCTGCTGGGAATGATCCCGCCGCTCGTCGTCGTGCTGGCGATGCAGCGCTGGTTCGTGCGCGGCCTCGTCGATTCCGAGAAATGA
- a CDS encoding sn-glycerol-3-phosphate import ATP-binding protein UgpC: protein MAALSLKGVRKSYDGKQHVLHGIDVEIADGEFIVLVGPSGCGKSTLLRMIAGLETVTDGEIAIGERVVNALEPKDRDIAMVFQNYALYPHMTVAQNMGYGLKIRGIERATIDSRVAAAAKILELEPLLARRPRELSGGQRQRVAMGRAIVREPSVFLFDEPLSNLDAKLRVQMRLEIQRLHARLATTSVYVTHDQIEAMTLAQRVIVMNRGYAEQIGAPVDVYEKPATVFVAGFIGSPAMNLMHGRLSEDGATFTVAGGGPALPVSGAPGIGREIAVGRDWVLGVRPEHMTPQPGVAQATLPVDSCELLGADNLAHGRWGNHDVAVRLPHADRPARGTALAAALPAHRLHFFDPETGKRAG from the coding sequence ATGGCTGCGCTGAGCTTGAAGGGCGTCAGGAAATCCTACGACGGCAAGCAGCACGTGCTGCATGGCATCGACGTGGAGATCGCCGACGGCGAATTCATCGTGCTGGTCGGCCCGTCGGGCTGCGGCAAGTCGACGTTGCTGCGGATGATCGCGGGGCTCGAGACGGTGACGGACGGCGAGATCGCGATCGGCGAGCGCGTCGTCAACGCGCTGGAGCCGAAGGATCGCGACATCGCGATGGTGTTCCAGAACTATGCGCTGTACCCGCACATGACGGTCGCGCAGAACATGGGCTACGGGTTGAAGATCCGCGGGATCGAGCGCGCGACGATCGACTCGCGGGTGGCGGCGGCCGCGAAGATCCTCGAACTCGAGCCGCTGCTCGCGCGGCGGCCGCGCGAGCTGTCGGGCGGCCAGCGGCAGCGCGTCGCGATGGGGCGTGCGATCGTGCGCGAGCCGTCGGTGTTCCTGTTCGACGAGCCGTTGTCGAACCTCGATGCGAAGCTGCGCGTGCAGATGCGGCTCGAGATCCAGCGGCTGCATGCGCGGCTCGCGACGACGAGCGTGTACGTGACGCACGACCAGATCGAGGCGATGACGCTCGCGCAGCGCGTGATCGTGATGAACCGCGGCTACGCGGAACAGATCGGTGCGCCGGTCGACGTGTACGAGAAACCGGCGACGGTGTTCGTCGCGGGCTTCATCGGCTCTCCTGCGATGAACCTGATGCACGGCCGGCTGTCGGAAGACGGCGCGACTTTCACTGTCGCGGGCGGCGGCCCCGCGCTGCCGGTCTCCGGCGCGCCCGGCATCGGCCGCGAGATCGCCGTCGGGCGCGACTGGGTGCTCGGCGTGCGGCCGGAACACATGACGCCGCAGCCGGGCGTCGCGCAGGCGACGCTGCCGGTCGATTCGTGCGAGCTGCTCGGCGCGGACAATCTCGCGCACGGCCGCTGGGGCAATCACGACGTCGCGGTGCGCCTGCCGCACGCGGATCGCCCCGCGCGCGGCACGGCGCTGGCGGCCGCGCTGCCTGCGCACCGGCTGCATTTCTTCGATCCCGAGACCGGCAAGCGTGCCGGCTGA
- the ugpQ gene encoding glycerophosphodiester phosphodiesterase, giving the protein MITRTDWPYPRVVAHRGGGTLAPENTLAALDEGARRGHRMVEFDAKLSADDVTFLLHDDTVDRTSNGHGAAAGMRYAALAALDAGAWRDARFAGERMPTLAAAAARCIAHGLAANVEIKPCPGRERETGRRVAADAAAYWHDAAVAPLLSSFSFDALQQARATVPGLPRGMLYEVVPDDWHAQVIDALDCVSLHADHIRLDESLVRAIKAAGLRILVYTVNDLERARELARWGVDAVCTDRIDLIAPDALDDIEVV; this is encoded by the coding sequence ATGATCACCCGTACCGACTGGCCCTATCCGCGCGTCGTCGCTCATCGCGGCGGCGGCACGCTCGCGCCGGAGAACACGCTTGCCGCGCTCGACGAGGGCGCGCGGCGCGGTCACCGGATGGTCGAGTTCGACGCGAAGCTGTCGGCCGACGACGTGACGTTCCTGCTGCACGACGACACGGTCGACCGGACCTCGAACGGCCACGGAGCGGCGGCGGGCATGCGTTATGCGGCGCTGGCCGCGCTCGACGCGGGCGCGTGGCGCGATGCGCGCTTCGCGGGCGAACGGATGCCGACGCTCGCGGCGGCCGCGGCGCGCTGCATCGCGCACGGGCTGGCCGCGAACGTCGAGATCAAGCCGTGCCCGGGGCGCGAGCGCGAAACGGGGCGGCGCGTGGCCGCCGACGCGGCCGCGTACTGGCACGATGCCGCTGTGGCGCCGCTGCTGTCGTCATTCTCGTTCGACGCATTGCAGCAGGCGCGCGCGACCGTGCCGGGCCTGCCGCGCGGGATGCTCTACGAAGTCGTGCCGGACGACTGGCATGCGCAGGTGATCGATGCGCTGGACTGCGTATCGTTGCATGCAGACCACATCCGGCTCGACGAATCGCTCGTGCGCGCGATCAAGGCTGCCGGGCTGCGCATCCTGGTTTACACGGTGAACGACCTCGAACGGGCACGCGAACTCGCGCGCTGGGGCGTCGATGCCGTCTGCACGGACCGCATCGACCTGATCGCACCCGATGCGCTGGACGACATCGAGGTCGTCTGA
- a CDS encoding OmpW/AlkL family protein, translating to MKRKLAITGAAALAFTFAGGTAHAQSAGDFYVSTGWFHLAPQDSSDPLFVYGVGGTPINQSIPNTGAGINDADTLGLATGYFITDHISTELVMGIPPKFDITGKGQFERFGVLGRAYQWSPAVLLRYHFNDANAKFRPYVGIGATYVWFTGAKITNSSFENGVLGGPTSATTSNQWAPVFNAGFTYNFTKHWFAGLSLSYIPVSVTATFTTARRTPVGTLTETSKAHISLNPIVTYLNVGYRF from the coding sequence ATGAAACGAAAACTGGCCATTACGGGGGCCGCAGCGCTCGCATTCACGTTTGCGGGCGGTACGGCACATGCACAATCCGCAGGTGATTTCTACGTCAGCACCGGCTGGTTCCACCTCGCGCCGCAGGACAGCAGCGACCCGCTGTTCGTCTACGGCGTAGGCGGCACGCCCATCAACCAATCGATTCCCAACACCGGTGCCGGCATCAACGACGCTGATACGCTTGGGCTCGCAACGGGCTACTTCATCACCGACCATATCTCCACCGAGCTCGTTATGGGGATACCGCCGAAGTTCGACATTACCGGCAAGGGTCAGTTCGAAAGATTCGGCGTACTCGGCCGTGCGTACCAGTGGAGCCCCGCCGTACTGCTGCGCTACCACTTCAACGACGCCAACGCGAAGTTCCGTCCGTATGTCGGCATCGGCGCGACGTACGTCTGGTTCACCGGTGCAAAGATCACGAACAGCAGCTTCGAGAACGGCGTGCTCGGCGGCCCGACCAGCGCTACGACCAGCAACCAGTGGGCGCCTGTCTTCAACGCCGGCTTCACGTACAACTTCACGAAGCACTGGTTCGCAGGCCTGTCGCTCTCGTACATCCCGGTCAGCGTGACGGCGACCTTTACGACGGCCCGCCGAACGCCGGTCGGCACACTGACGGAAACGTCGAAGGCCCACATCTCGCTGAACCCGATCGTCACGTACCTGAACGTCGGCTACCGCTTCTAA
- a CDS encoding transposase, with the protein MARLARLYVPDQPQHVILRGLDQQPAFVDDQDYELFIDCLKAAARDHHLSVHAYVLLPRQVQLLVTPSDEASLPKAMQAVGRRYVAHFNRRYSRRGTLWEGRYRATVIEGERYFLLASRVVEMSPVRAQLVATPEAYRWSSYRHHVGLTVDSLITDHPLYWALGNTPFDRQRAYKELCEQPLDERQADQLQQATLKGWVLGGENYREWAARTANRRVSPLPRGRPRKVRENTPPIQQ; encoded by the coding sequence ATGGCACGGTTAGCACGACTCTACGTTCCCGACCAGCCGCAGCACGTGATACTGCGCGGCCTGGATCAGCAACCCGCGTTCGTCGACGACCAGGACTACGAACTCTTCATCGATTGCCTGAAGGCCGCCGCACGCGATCATCACCTGTCGGTGCATGCCTACGTGCTGCTGCCGCGCCAGGTGCAACTGCTCGTGACGCCGAGCGACGAAGCGAGCCTGCCGAAAGCGATGCAGGCCGTCGGCCGTCGCTACGTCGCGCATTTCAACCGGCGCTACTCGCGGCGCGGCACCCTGTGGGAAGGCCGCTATCGCGCGACCGTGATCGAAGGCGAGCGCTATTTCCTGCTCGCGAGCCGCGTGGTCGAGATGAGCCCGGTGCGCGCGCAGCTCGTCGCGACGCCCGAGGCCTATCGCTGGTCGAGCTACCGGCACCACGTCGGGCTCACCGTCGACAGCCTGATCACCGACCATCCGCTCTACTGGGCGCTCGGCAATACGCCGTTCGACCGCCAGCGCGCGTACAAGGAGCTGTGCGAACAGCCGCTCGACGAGCGGCAGGCCGACCAGCTGCAGCAGGCGACGTTGAAGGGCTGGGTGCTCGGCGGCGAGAATTACCGCGAGTGGGCGGCGCGTACCGCGAACCGGCGCGTGTCGCCGCTGCCGCGCGGACGCCCCAGAAAGGTGCGTGAAAACACGCCGCCGATCCAGCAGTAA